Part of the Niallia alba genome is shown below.
ATTCCAGTTGAATTAAAACTTGCGGTAGGCGCAGGTATTGGGTTATTTATCACATTTATCGGATTGCAAAACTCTCAAATCATTGTTGATAATCCAGCGACGCTTGTACATATTGGTGATTTAACCAATCCAAGCACATTGCTAGCGATTTTCGGTATTTTTATTACGATTATTTTAATGGTTAGAGGAATTCATGGTGGTGTATTCTATGGAATGATCATCACAGCAGTAGTTGGAATGATCTTCGGTGTAATCGATACTCCATCTAAAGTCGTTTCAGCTGTACCAAGTATTGAGCCAACATTTGGTGCGTTATTCTCAGCGCTTGGTGATCCAGGATTTTATACACAAAGCATGTTAGTAGTTATTTTAACGTTCTTATTTGTTGATTTCTTTGATAATGCAGGTACATTGGTGGCTGTGGCAAATCAGGCTGGTCTTATGAAAGATAATAAACTACCAAGAGCAGGAAAAGCATTATTCGCAGATTCAATTGCATCTATGGTAGGTTCTATATTCGGTACATCTACAACAACTTCTTATATTGAATCATCCGCAGGGGTTGCGGCAGGAGCTCGTACTGGCTTCGCGGCAGTGGTTACAGCAGGATTTTTCTTACTATCGTTGTTCTTCTTCCCGTTATTGGAAGTTGTAACGTCTGCTGTTACAACGCCGGCTTTAGTTGTAGTAGGTATATTGATGGTTTCATCCCTTGGAAAAATCGATTGGACTAAGTTTGAAGTAGCGGTTCCAGCGTTCTTGACAATTATAGCAATGCCTTTAACATACAGTATTGCAACAGGGATCGCTGTAGGATTTATCTTCTATCCGATTGTGATGATTGTAAAAGGACGTATTAAGGATATTAATCCAATTATGTACGTATTCTTTGTTATTTTTGCTCTGTACTTTATTTTCTTACAATAGACATTCTTGTTAAATCGGATCAATATCTTTTAAAAAGGAAAGGGATATCCATTTTTGGATGTCCTTTTTCTTATTTTTTCGTTGACTTACTATAAAGACTTTAATAACATTGAGTTACCGAGAAGTCTGTTGAAGTGGGGAAATAAGTATGCCTAATTTACTAATAAAGAAAGCGCTGAATAATAATGTACTCATTGGAGACCATCCATCCTATGGAGAAGTAGTGCTTATAGGAAAAGGAATAGGCTTTAATCAGAAAAGCGGAGATTATATTGATATGAATATTGTGGAGAAGCTATTTGTCTTAAAGGATGAAAAAGAGCAATCTAATTACCTGAAGCTTCTTCCTCAAGTGGATAATGAGTTGCTAGATGTAATAGTTTCATCTATAGAACTGATTAAAAACAAGACGAATGCAAAGCTGAATGAGCATATCCATATAGCGTTAACGGATCATATTGTGTTCGCTGCATCCCGCATTACGAACGGGCTTGTATTAAATAATCCGTTTCTGATTGAAACAAAGGCGTTGTACCCGTTTGAATACACAATCGCAGAAGAGGTTGTGAATTTAATCGGAGAACAAACAGGGCTTCAATTACCAGTAGGTGAAATCGGTTTCATCGCTTTGCATATTCATAGTGCAATGATGAACAAAAGTTTGTCAGAAGTCAATCAGCATTCACAGTTAGTTACACATCTTGTGAATTTAATAGAAGAACAACTAGAAATAAAAATTAATAAAGATAGTATCGATTATATGCGCCTTGTTAGACATTTGCGTTTCGCGATTGAACGTGTCAATACAGGAGAAAAAGTAGAAGAACCAGAAAAAATAACTTTGCTATTGAAGAATGAATATCCCCTATGCTATAATCTTGCTTGGAAGCTCATAAAAGTAATGCAACAAGTACTTAAAAAGCCAGTCTTTCAAGCAGAAGCAGTATATCTGACGATGCATCTGCAAAGACTTCAGAAAAAAGTTAAATAATAGCAATTATTAATAAACGTGTTACTGATCCGATCAGGCATGAGTTAAAAAGATGATTGATTTAAAAGTTTTAGGGTAA
Proteins encoded:
- a CDS encoding NCS2 family permease; its protein translation is MKKFFKFEELGTNYRREFLGGFTTFLAMAYILAVNPFTLTLGDVADLPDALRMDYGAVFVATALAAAVGSLIMGIFANYPIALAPGLGLNAYFAYTVVLTQGHPWQYALAAVFISSVFFLLLTISGLREKLINAIPVELKLAVGAGIGLFITFIGLQNSQIIVDNPATLVHIGDLTNPSTLLAIFGIFITIILMVRGIHGGVFYGMIITAVVGMIFGVIDTPSKVVSAVPSIEPTFGALFSALGDPGFYTQSMLVVILTFLFVDFFDNAGTLVAVANQAGLMKDNKLPRAGKALFADSIASMVGSIFGTSTTTSYIESSAGVAAGARTGFAAVVTAGFFLLSLFFFPLLEVVTSAVTTPALVVVGILMVSSLGKIDWTKFEVAVPAFLTIIAMPLTYSIATGIAVGFIFYPIVMIVKGRIKDINPIMYVFFVIFALYFIFLQ
- the glcT gene encoding glucose PTS transporter transcription antiterminator GlcT, with the protein product MPNLLIKKALNNNVLIGDHPSYGEVVLIGKGIGFNQKSGDYIDMNIVEKLFVLKDEKEQSNYLKLLPQVDNELLDVIVSSIELIKNKTNAKLNEHIHIALTDHIVFAASRITNGLVLNNPFLIETKALYPFEYTIAEEVVNLIGEQTGLQLPVGEIGFIALHIHSAMMNKSLSEVNQHSQLVTHLVNLIEEQLEIKINKDSIDYMRLVRHLRFAIERVNTGEKVEEPEKITLLLKNEYPLCYNLAWKLIKVMQQVLKKPVFQAEAVYLTMHLQRLQKKVK